TACGAAGAAGAGTTGATGAAAGGCCGGGAAATGGCCATAGAGATATTTAAAAAACAGTCCCTCCCGGCTTTGAACAAAACCAAAGAACTTCTAAATAAATTTCAAAATCATGCCCAGACGCTTTTAGAAGGACAGTCCAAAGCCTCTGCCATTTATGCAAACCAGGCCGCTCCCAATTTGAAAAAAGTCCAGCATATTCTAAGGGATCTCAGGCAAGAGGTCAGGGAAAATATGCTTACGGACAAGGCAATGCTGAAAGCTGCCACAGCCACCAAGAGAAATGTAGCCATTATTGCAGTAATTGCTATCATTGCCGGCGTTTTATTGGCCTTTGTCATTGCTAAAGGGATTATCACTGTTTTGACCCGGATCAGTACGGGGTTGGGTGAAGGTGCGGAGCAGGTGGCTGCAGCCGCCACCGAGGTCTCCTCTTCCAGCCAGTCCATGGCTGAAGGCTCTTCTCAGCAGGCCGCTTCCATTGAAGAAACCTCCTCGTCAATGGAAGAGATGGCTTCCATGACAAAAAGGAATGCGGAAAATGCCACCCATGCGGATGCTTTAATGAAAGAGTCCAATGGCGTTGTTGCCGGTGCCAATCAATCCATGACCGAGCTGACCCAGTCCATGGAAGATATCTCCAAAGCCAGCGAAGAAACATCTAAGATTATCAAAACCATTGACGAAATCGCTTTTCAGACCAATCTGCTTGCCCTGAATGCCGCAGTAGAGGCCGCCCGGGCCGGAGAGGCCGGTGCTGGATTCGCTGTTGTGGCCGATGAGGTCCGAAATCTTGCCATGCGGGCGGCTGATGCGGCCAAGGATACGGCAGAGCTGATTGAAGGTACCGTAAAAAAGGTCAACGATGGGTCTAAAATTGCACTCACCACCAACGAGGCATTTCACCAGGTGGCAGAAAGTTCCCAAAAAGTTGCTCAACTGGTAGCTGAAATTTCTGAAGCGTCAAAAGAGCAGTCCGAGGGGATCTCCCAGGTAAATACGGCCATTGCTGAAATGGACAGTGTGGTTCAGCAGAATGCCGCCAATTCAGAAGAATCCGCATCGGCTGCGGAGGAAATGAGTGCGCAGGCAGAACAACTCAAGGATTTTGTTGATGATCTTGTGGCGCTGGTGACAGGAAAAAAAGATTCAAACCGGGGCCATGGAGGTCATCAGTCTGTCAAAAAAATTTCGGCCAAACCACGCTCCCGATCATCAAATAATAAGAGACTGGGTCAAAATCAGCAACAGGCACGTCCGAATAAGGTTATTCCGTTTGATGGCGAGGATGATTTCCAAGATTTTTAGTCTGTCTCAGCAAATCCTGGCCTTTGGCGAGGCCAGGATTTTTACTGATCCGTGCTCGTACACAGACGGGGACCATTATAGCGGTTCACGCTTGCATGATACATCCTTGCAGCTGCCTGATAATTGACAAGTCATCATCCTTGCGCGGTATTTGACTGCATTTATCCATATTTAACAGAACCGTGCACCTGTCAGCAATGGCTCTGCTTGCCTGCACCGCATGGGGGACCATTGAAAATAGTGAGGACATCTCTTCCGGAGATTTAAAATAGTATCCATCGCCATCCAAAGGATTATTGCCATGTGCCAGTCGAAGTTGATTACATTTAAGGGCATCTTTTCTATCCACATAAAAACTGCCGCCGCTCACCACACATTTTGCGCCTGTTTCCTTAGAAAGTTTTAGCAGCTGAGCAATCATTTTCTGGTTTTTTTCCAGTCCATTATCCTGTAACTCCAGAAAAAAATGGTCATCACCAAAAAGAGATAAACATTTTTGGACAAAACAGATGGCATCGTTGTTTCTGTTTGCATATAAATATTTGTCAACGACGCCCCCAAGGCCGCCTGTAAGGGAAATAAGCCCGTCATAATAGGTCTCAAGCAGCTCAAAATCAATCCTGGGGCGCTTGTAAAACCCTTGTGTAAAGGACCGTTCTGCCAGTTCTAACAGGTGCATAAAGCCAATATTGTTTTCTGCCAGAAGAACCAGATGGTATTTTTGGGTGCTTTGAGCAAAACGAGAGTCATCGGCAAAGTAAAACCCCAATCCGATGATTGGTTTTATACCTGAACGAATACATGCCTCATAAAATTCCGGCACTCCGGATACATTTCCACTGTCCGTAATCGCCAGAGCATCCATATTGTATGATACAGCTCTTTCTACAAGTGCCGGGACTGTACTCAATCCGTTATTATGCGTATATTCCGTATGGATATGTAAATCAATATAGGAGGTGCGGCTCATAAATATCCAGTTAAAAAAATTTTAAGGATTATTTTTGACGGTAGGTACTGAGGAAATCACCTATTTGCTGCATTGCGTTTGTCA
This window of the uncultured Desulfobacter sp. genome carries:
- a CDS encoding methyl-accepting chemotaxis protein → MNWNQLTIGKKISIGFGVVIILLIVLGGLSFNGVGGIVKNASEVIDGKALDGELAQKEVDHLNWIGEVNRLLTDKTVTKLAVQTDHTRCGFGKWLYGKGRKDAEALVPSLAPLLKQIEEPHRLLHASAIKIDAAFTPADPALPGFIANKLVDHLEWAAKIQEALLENAPAIEVQTDHTLCAFGKWLYSDAAAKTAASDVTLANLMEQIKAPHKQLHDSAKKIIASYHQVHSGLRNTLRMRLDDHRRWAEEVSVGIITQTPFHVETDPEKCGFGKWLASKETAHIMSENGRFKSIFNQVKQPHKKLHESAVKINNLIKSGNIEAAASVFTSETEGYLKTVAELFEQAIDYEEELMKGREMAIEIFKKQSLPALNKTKELLNKFQNHAQTLLEGQSKASAIYANQAAPNLKKVQHILRDLRQEVRENMLTDKAMLKAATATKRNVAIIAVIAIIAGVLLAFVIAKGIITVLTRISTGLGEGAEQVAAAATEVSSSSQSMAEGSSQQAASIEETSSSMEEMASMTKRNAENATHADALMKESNGVVAGANQSMTELTQSMEDISKASEETSKIIKTIDEIAFQTNLLALNAAVEAARAGEAGAGFAVVADEVRNLAMRAADAAKDTAELIEGTVKKVNDGSKIALTTNEAFHQVAESSQKVAQLVAEISEASKEQSEGISQVNTAIAEMDSVVQQNAANSEESASAAEEMSAQAEQLKDFVDDLVALVTGKKDSNRGHGGHQSVKKISAKPRSRSSNNKRLGQNQQQARPNKVIPFDGEDDFQDF
- a CDS encoding PHP domain-containing protein; the encoded protein is MSRTSYIDLHIHTEYTHNNGLSTVPALVERAVSYNMDALAITDSGNVSGVPEFYEACIRSGIKPIIGLGFYFADDSRFAQSTQKYHLVLLAENNIGFMHLLELAERSFTQGFYKRPRIDFELLETYYDGLISLTGGLGGVVDKYLYANRNNDAICFVQKCLSLFGDDHFFLELQDNGLEKNQKMIAQLLKLSKETGAKCVVSGGSFYVDRKDALKCNQLRLAHGNNPLDGDGYYFKSPEEMSSLFSMVPHAVQASRAIADRCTVLLNMDKCSQIPRKDDDLSIIRQLQGCIMQA